In Phragmites australis chromosome 17, lpPhrAust1.1, whole genome shotgun sequence, the following are encoded in one genomic region:
- the LOC133896750 gene encoding ATPase family AAA domain-containing protein At1g05910-like isoform X1: MVLMEGKGDASVTPVRTSDRLRQRPKYYARGYMYYKPGMRKKVKSKKRTAASQIAKKLLRKPAARAPLTDSIAANLRRSTRKRRISVNLEGYDTDSSSMEDDDLMRPRYRSSKSKGENNAGHDEVSARPKRQKLSNSIPRREGLRPRRSLRGQRLHTYQQSEDEQESSEEQGAEDQTENGNDIDEDVGDEEEVDGGDEAEADGDDEDGEEEQEGRRRYDLRDRSEVRRPSPRKEGKHRPQSPRRVLVHGIGPKNSKYLKKGGSRMHKRSRFSLPDDSDDSLLVDEPDEGPSMPWMRSGRGGMPWLLGGLDMHSPAAWGMNVGASGWGHQGDSSSLTPGVQTAGPSSKGGADIQPLQVDESVSFNDIGGLSEYIDALKEMVFFPLLYPDFFANYHITPPRGVLLCGPPGTGKTLIARALACAASKAGQKVSFYMRKGADVLSKWVGEAERQLKLLFEEAQKNQPSIIFFDEIDGLAPVRSSKQEQIHNSIVSTLLALMDGLDSRGQVVLIGATNRIDAIDGALRRPGRFDREFYFPLPGYEARAEILDIHTRKWKDPPPKELKMELAASCVGYCGADLKALCTEAAIRAFREKYPQVYTSDDKFVIDVDSVRVEKYHFLEAMSTITPAAHRGSIVHSRPLSSVIAPCLKRHLEKIMERISDIFPFLSSIDVSKFSALTYGSSIPLVYRPRLLICGGESVGLDHVGPAVLHELEKFSVHSLGLPSLLSDPSAKTPEEALVHIFGEAKRTTPSILYLSQFHLWWDTAHEQLRAVLLTLLNELPSNLPVLLLGTSSVDFTDLEQECAFIFSSRNVYQVDQPSYDDRLSYFNLLFESLLSLQTEESRSKSKKQKSAIDLPKAPKEVEGPKASELKAKAEAEQHAVRRMRMCLRDICNRILYNKRFNVFHFPVSEEEVPDYRSVVHNPMDMATVLQRVDSGQYLTRATFMKDVDLIVSNAKTYNGDDYNGSRIVSRACELRDVVHGMLSQMDPSLVSFCDKIASQGGPLQVVDDEDSSILQAAPVAQLVSVPRMSARLRNVQPDVNLSQSYEVLKRQKRSAENEQGMNKDETSRDEKSPEDEDLSKPTSPEEAPKEPDSNGTLKETDTSAAEAPEPPPEPMETDNGEIAITTTGDDLLGQLDTVKQRFMELTAGYGVPQLERLYSRIMKGVIELTGKESNEDHRQLVIRYLLTFVENSDNF; this comes from the exons ATGGTGCTGATGGAGGGAAAGGGGGATGCGTCGGTGACGCCGGTGAGGACCAGTGACCGGCTGCGGCAGCGCCCTAAGTACTACGCCCGTGGGTATATGTACTATAAGCCAGGTATGCGCAAGAAGGTCAAGTCTAAGAAGCGAACAGCTGCATCACAGATTGCTAAGAAACTGCTTCGCAAGCCAGCTGCACGAGCACCACTCACCGAT TCTATTGCAGCAAATTTGCGCCGTTCAACACGAAAGCGAAGAATTTCTGTAAATCTGGAGGGCTATGATACAGATAGTTCCAGTATGGAAGATGATGATCTTATG AGACCCAGATATCGATCTTCAAAGAGTAAAGGGGAAAATAATGCTGGGCATGATGAAGTGTCAGCTCGGCCAAAGCGCCAGAAGTTATCTAACTCCATACCCCGCCGTGAAGGTTTACGGCCTAGAAGATCTCTGCGGGGACAAAGACTGCATACGTACCAACAAtctgaagatgagcaagaaaGCTCTGAAGAGCAAGGTGCAGAAGATCAAACAGAAAATGGCAATGACATTGATGAGGATGttggtgatgaggaggaggttgatggaggtgatgaagctgaagcagatggagatgatgaagatggtgaggaagagcaagaaggaaggaggagatATGATCTAAGGGATCGCTCAGAAGTTCGTAGACCATCCCCTCGGAAGGAAGGGAAGCACAGACCACAATCTCCTCGAAGAGTACTAGTTCATGGAATTGGTCCAAAGAACAGCAAGTATTTAAAAAAAGGTGGGTCGCGCATGCATAAGCGCTCTCGTTTCTCTTTGCCAGATGATTCAGATGATTCCCTTCTTGTGGATGAGCCAGATGAAGGTCCATCCATGCCATGGATGCGTAGTGGGAGGGGAGGTATGCCGTGGTTGTTGGGTGGATTGGACATGCATAGTCCAGCAGCATGGGGTATGAATGTTGGAGCGTCAGGATGGGGTCACCAGGGTGACAGTTCGTCACTCACGCCTGGGGTCCAAACTGCTGGACCAAGTTCCAAGGGAGGAGCTGATATTCAGCCTCTGCAGGTCGACGAGAGTGTGAGTTTTAATGATATAGGTGGACTATCGGAGTACATTGATGCTCTAAAGGAAATGGTTTTCTTCCCTTTGCTGTATCCAGATTTTTTTGCAAACTATCACATCACCCCTCCTAGGGGAGTTCTTCTCTGTGGCCCCCCTGGTACAGGAAAGACATTGATTGCCCGTGCCTTAGCTTGTGCTGCCTCTAAAGCTGGCCAGAAGGTGAGTTTTTATATGCGCAAAGGAGCTGATGTTCTTAGTAAATGGGTGGGAGAGGCTGAAAGGCAGCTCAAATTACTTTTTGAGGAAGCTCAAAAGAATCAGCCGTCCATTAttttttttgatgaaatagaTGGCCTGGCACCTGTGAGATCTAGCAAGCAAGAGCAGATTCATAATTCAATTGTTTCGACATTGCTTGCTTTGATGGATGGCCTTGATTCACGTGGGCAAGTTGTTTTGATTGGAGCAACTAACCGAATTGATGCCATCGATGGTGCATTGCGTAGACCTGGCCGATTCGATCGTGAGTTCTAttttccattacctggctatgAGGCTCGAGCTGAGATACTGGATATTCATACAAGGAAATGGAAGGATCCTCCACCGAAGGAACTAAAGATGGAGCTTGCTGCTAGCTGCGTGGGGTATTGTGGAGCTGATTTGAAAGCATTATGTACAGAAGCAGCTATTCGAGCATTCAGAGAGAAATATCCTCAGGTCTACACTAGTGatgacaagtttgtcattgatGTGGATTCTGTCAGAGTTGAGAAGTACCACTTCTTGGAAGCTATGTCTACAATAACTCCAGCTGCGCATAGGGGATCCATTGTGCATTCAAGGCCACTTTCATCAGTTATTGCTCCATGTCTGAAGAGGCATCTTGAGAAAATAATGGAACGGATTTCtgatatttttccttttctttcatcCATAGATGTTAGCAAGTTCTCTGCCCTTACCTACGGATCTTCCATCCCCCTTGTTTATAGACCTCGACTTTTGATATGTGGTGGTGAGAGTGTTGGACTG GATCATGTTGGACCAGCTGTTTTGCATGAGCTTGAGAAATTTTCTGTTCACTCTTTGGGACTGCCATCTCTTCTCTCCGATCCAAGTGCAAAGACACCTGAAGAAGCTCTTGTGCATATTTTTGGGGAAGCCAAGAGAACAACCCCATCCATTCTCTACTTGTCTCAGTTCCATCTTTGGTGGGATACG GCACATGAACAGCTTAGGGCTGTGTTATTGACTCTGTTGAATGAATTGCCATCCAACCTTCCAGTTCTGTTGCTAGGGACATCATCAGTGGATTTCACTGACCTTGAACAAGAGTGtgctttcatattttcttctcgTAATGT ATATCaagtggatcaaccaagttatGATGACAGATTGAGTTACTTCAATCTATTGTTTGAGTCATTGTTGTCCCTCCAAACGGAGGAGTCAAGAAGCAAGTCAAAGAAACAGAAGTCTGCAATTGATCTTCCCAAAGCTCCAAAGGAAGTGGAGGGCCCTAAGGCTTCTGAGCTAAAAGCTAAGGCAGAGGCTGAGCAACATGCTGTTCGTCGAATGAGGATGTGTCTCCGAGATATTTGTAACCG CATTTTGTACAACAAAAGGTTCAATGTATTTCACTTCCCGGTATCAGAAGAGGAGGTGCCTGACTATCGATCAGTAGTTCACAATCCCATGGATATGGCTACTGTCTTGCAGCGGGTGGACTCTGGACAATACCTTACTAGGGCAACATTTATGAAGGACGTTGATCTTATTGTCTCGAATGCGAAG ACTTATAATGGGGATGACTACAATGGATCTAGGATCGTCAGTAGAGCGTGTGAACTCCGAGATGTG GTGCATGGTATGTTGTCACAGATGGACCCATCTTTGGTGTCCTTTTGTGATAAAATTGCTTCACAGGGGGGACCACTGCAGGTTGTGGATGATGAAGATAGCTCTATTCTTCAAGCGGCACCTGTTGCTCAGCTGGTTTCTGTACCTAGAATGAGTGCAAGGCTTCGTAATGTACAGCCAGATGTAAACCTGTCACAAAGTTATGAAGTGCTAAAGCGGCAAAAGAGAAGTGCCGAAAATGAACAGG GCATGAATAAAGACGAGACATCAAGAGATGAAAAGTCCCCCGAAGATGAAGATTTGTCAAAGCCAACTTCCCCAGAAGAAGCTCCAAAAGAACCTGATTCAAATGGCACACTGAAAGAAACCGACACTTCAGCAGCTGAAGCACCAGAACCTCCTCCTGAACCCATGGAGACTGACAATGGTGAAATTGCCATCACGACTACTGGGGATGACTTACTCGGACAGCTAGATACTGTAAAGCAACGCTTTATGGAGCTCACTGCAGGTTATGGCGTGCCGCAGCTCGAAAGGCTGTATTCCCGGATAATGAAAGGTGTGATAGAGTTGACAGGTAAGGAAAGCAATGAGGATCATAGGCAGTTAGTTATTAGGTATTTGTTGACATTTGTTGAGAACAGTGACAATTTTTAA
- the LOC133896750 gene encoding ATPase family AAA domain-containing protein At1g05910-like isoform X2, translating to MEDDDLMRPRYRSSKSKGENNAGHDEVSARPKRQKLSNSIPRREGLRPRRSLRGQRLHTYQQSEDEQESSEEQGAEDQTENGNDIDEDVGDEEEVDGGDEAEADGDDEDGEEEQEGRRRYDLRDRSEVRRPSPRKEGKHRPQSPRRVLVHGIGPKNSKYLKKGGSRMHKRSRFSLPDDSDDSLLVDEPDEGPSMPWMRSGRGGMPWLLGGLDMHSPAAWGMNVGASGWGHQGDSSSLTPGVQTAGPSSKGGADIQPLQVDESVSFNDIGGLSEYIDALKEMVFFPLLYPDFFANYHITPPRGVLLCGPPGTGKTLIARALACAASKAGQKVSFYMRKGADVLSKWVGEAERQLKLLFEEAQKNQPSIIFFDEIDGLAPVRSSKQEQIHNSIVSTLLALMDGLDSRGQVVLIGATNRIDAIDGALRRPGRFDREFYFPLPGYEARAEILDIHTRKWKDPPPKELKMELAASCVGYCGADLKALCTEAAIRAFREKYPQVYTSDDKFVIDVDSVRVEKYHFLEAMSTITPAAHRGSIVHSRPLSSVIAPCLKRHLEKIMERISDIFPFLSSIDVSKFSALTYGSSIPLVYRPRLLICGGESVGLDHVGPAVLHELEKFSVHSLGLPSLLSDPSAKTPEEALVHIFGEAKRTTPSILYLSQFHLWWDTAHEQLRAVLLTLLNELPSNLPVLLLGTSSVDFTDLEQECAFIFSSRNVYQVDQPSYDDRLSYFNLLFESLLSLQTEESRSKSKKQKSAIDLPKAPKEVEGPKASELKAKAEAEQHAVRRMRMCLRDICNRILYNKRFNVFHFPVSEEEVPDYRSVVHNPMDMATVLQRVDSGQYLTRATFMKDVDLIVSNAKTYNGDDYNGSRIVSRACELRDVVHGMLSQMDPSLVSFCDKIASQGGPLQVVDDEDSSILQAAPVAQLVSVPRMSARLRNVQPDVNLSQSYEVLKRQKRSAENEQGMNKDETSRDEKSPEDEDLSKPTSPEEAPKEPDSNGTLKETDTSAAEAPEPPPEPMETDNGEIAITTTGDDLLGQLDTVKQRFMELTAGYGVPQLERLYSRIMKGVIELTGKESNEDHRQLVIRYLLTFVENSDNF from the exons ATGGAAGATGATGATCTTATG AGACCCAGATATCGATCTTCAAAGAGTAAAGGGGAAAATAATGCTGGGCATGATGAAGTGTCAGCTCGGCCAAAGCGCCAGAAGTTATCTAACTCCATACCCCGCCGTGAAGGTTTACGGCCTAGAAGATCTCTGCGGGGACAAAGACTGCATACGTACCAACAAtctgaagatgagcaagaaaGCTCTGAAGAGCAAGGTGCAGAAGATCAAACAGAAAATGGCAATGACATTGATGAGGATGttggtgatgaggaggaggttgatggaggtgatgaagctgaagcagatggagatgatgaagatggtgaggaagagcaagaaggaaggaggagatATGATCTAAGGGATCGCTCAGAAGTTCGTAGACCATCCCCTCGGAAGGAAGGGAAGCACAGACCACAATCTCCTCGAAGAGTACTAGTTCATGGAATTGGTCCAAAGAACAGCAAGTATTTAAAAAAAGGTGGGTCGCGCATGCATAAGCGCTCTCGTTTCTCTTTGCCAGATGATTCAGATGATTCCCTTCTTGTGGATGAGCCAGATGAAGGTCCATCCATGCCATGGATGCGTAGTGGGAGGGGAGGTATGCCGTGGTTGTTGGGTGGATTGGACATGCATAGTCCAGCAGCATGGGGTATGAATGTTGGAGCGTCAGGATGGGGTCACCAGGGTGACAGTTCGTCACTCACGCCTGGGGTCCAAACTGCTGGACCAAGTTCCAAGGGAGGAGCTGATATTCAGCCTCTGCAGGTCGACGAGAGTGTGAGTTTTAATGATATAGGTGGACTATCGGAGTACATTGATGCTCTAAAGGAAATGGTTTTCTTCCCTTTGCTGTATCCAGATTTTTTTGCAAACTATCACATCACCCCTCCTAGGGGAGTTCTTCTCTGTGGCCCCCCTGGTACAGGAAAGACATTGATTGCCCGTGCCTTAGCTTGTGCTGCCTCTAAAGCTGGCCAGAAGGTGAGTTTTTATATGCGCAAAGGAGCTGATGTTCTTAGTAAATGGGTGGGAGAGGCTGAAAGGCAGCTCAAATTACTTTTTGAGGAAGCTCAAAAGAATCAGCCGTCCATTAttttttttgatgaaatagaTGGCCTGGCACCTGTGAGATCTAGCAAGCAAGAGCAGATTCATAATTCAATTGTTTCGACATTGCTTGCTTTGATGGATGGCCTTGATTCACGTGGGCAAGTTGTTTTGATTGGAGCAACTAACCGAATTGATGCCATCGATGGTGCATTGCGTAGACCTGGCCGATTCGATCGTGAGTTCTAttttccattacctggctatgAGGCTCGAGCTGAGATACTGGATATTCATACAAGGAAATGGAAGGATCCTCCACCGAAGGAACTAAAGATGGAGCTTGCTGCTAGCTGCGTGGGGTATTGTGGAGCTGATTTGAAAGCATTATGTACAGAAGCAGCTATTCGAGCATTCAGAGAGAAATATCCTCAGGTCTACACTAGTGatgacaagtttgtcattgatGTGGATTCTGTCAGAGTTGAGAAGTACCACTTCTTGGAAGCTATGTCTACAATAACTCCAGCTGCGCATAGGGGATCCATTGTGCATTCAAGGCCACTTTCATCAGTTATTGCTCCATGTCTGAAGAGGCATCTTGAGAAAATAATGGAACGGATTTCtgatatttttccttttctttcatcCATAGATGTTAGCAAGTTCTCTGCCCTTACCTACGGATCTTCCATCCCCCTTGTTTATAGACCTCGACTTTTGATATGTGGTGGTGAGAGTGTTGGACTG GATCATGTTGGACCAGCTGTTTTGCATGAGCTTGAGAAATTTTCTGTTCACTCTTTGGGACTGCCATCTCTTCTCTCCGATCCAAGTGCAAAGACACCTGAAGAAGCTCTTGTGCATATTTTTGGGGAAGCCAAGAGAACAACCCCATCCATTCTCTACTTGTCTCAGTTCCATCTTTGGTGGGATACG GCACATGAACAGCTTAGGGCTGTGTTATTGACTCTGTTGAATGAATTGCCATCCAACCTTCCAGTTCTGTTGCTAGGGACATCATCAGTGGATTTCACTGACCTTGAACAAGAGTGtgctttcatattttcttctcgTAATGT ATATCaagtggatcaaccaagttatGATGACAGATTGAGTTACTTCAATCTATTGTTTGAGTCATTGTTGTCCCTCCAAACGGAGGAGTCAAGAAGCAAGTCAAAGAAACAGAAGTCTGCAATTGATCTTCCCAAAGCTCCAAAGGAAGTGGAGGGCCCTAAGGCTTCTGAGCTAAAAGCTAAGGCAGAGGCTGAGCAACATGCTGTTCGTCGAATGAGGATGTGTCTCCGAGATATTTGTAACCG CATTTTGTACAACAAAAGGTTCAATGTATTTCACTTCCCGGTATCAGAAGAGGAGGTGCCTGACTATCGATCAGTAGTTCACAATCCCATGGATATGGCTACTGTCTTGCAGCGGGTGGACTCTGGACAATACCTTACTAGGGCAACATTTATGAAGGACGTTGATCTTATTGTCTCGAATGCGAAG ACTTATAATGGGGATGACTACAATGGATCTAGGATCGTCAGTAGAGCGTGTGAACTCCGAGATGTG GTGCATGGTATGTTGTCACAGATGGACCCATCTTTGGTGTCCTTTTGTGATAAAATTGCTTCACAGGGGGGACCACTGCAGGTTGTGGATGATGAAGATAGCTCTATTCTTCAAGCGGCACCTGTTGCTCAGCTGGTTTCTGTACCTAGAATGAGTGCAAGGCTTCGTAATGTACAGCCAGATGTAAACCTGTCACAAAGTTATGAAGTGCTAAAGCGGCAAAAGAGAAGTGCCGAAAATGAACAGG GCATGAATAAAGACGAGACATCAAGAGATGAAAAGTCCCCCGAAGATGAAGATTTGTCAAAGCCAACTTCCCCAGAAGAAGCTCCAAAAGAACCTGATTCAAATGGCACACTGAAAGAAACCGACACTTCAGCAGCTGAAGCACCAGAACCTCCTCCTGAACCCATGGAGACTGACAATGGTGAAATTGCCATCACGACTACTGGGGATGACTTACTCGGACAGCTAGATACTGTAAAGCAACGCTTTATGGAGCTCACTGCAGGTTATGGCGTGCCGCAGCTCGAAAGGCTGTATTCCCGGATAATGAAAGGTGTGATAGAGTTGACAGGTAAGGAAAGCAATGAGGATCATAGGCAGTTAGTTATTAGGTATTTGTTGACATTTGTTGAGAACAGTGACAATTTTTAA